A region of Clostridium acetobutylicum ATCC 824 DNA encodes the following proteins:
- the def gene encoding peptide deformylase, producing the protein MAIRSIRKYGDELLRKKSRKVEKIDKRLLTLIDDMFETMYNADGVGLAAPQVGILKRLVVIDVGEGPVVLINPEILETSGKAVDVEGCLSIPERQGEVERPTYVKAKALNEKGEEIVIEAEDLFARAICHETDHLNGVLFVDKLAESEGN; encoded by the coding sequence ATGGCAATACGTAGTATAAGAAAGTATGGGGACGAATTATTAAGAAAAAAAAGTAGAAAAGTAGAAAAGATAGATAAGAGATTATTAACTCTTATAGATGATATGTTTGAAACCATGTATAATGCAGATGGAGTAGGTCTTGCAGCTCCACAGGTTGGTATATTAAAAAGACTTGTAGTAATAGATGTAGGAGAAGGTCCTGTTGTACTAATAAATCCTGAAATATTAGAGACAAGTGGAAAAGCTGTAGATGTAGAAGGCTGCCTAAGTATTCCAGAAAGACAAGGAGAAGTTGAAAGACCAACATATGTTAAGGCAAAAGCTCTAAATGAAAAAGGAGAAGAAATTGTAATTGAAGCAGAAGATTTATTTGCAAGAGCTATATGCCATGAAACAGATCATTTAAATGGAGTTTTATTTGTAGATAAATTAGCTGAAAGTGAGGGAAATTAA
- the fmt gene encoding methionyl-tRNA formyltransferase, with the protein MLKIVFMGTPEFSVPSLEKLIENYDVRAVLTQPDKPKGRGKKLAMSEVKEVAVKNNIPVFQPVKLKNDIEVINKLKEIAPDFIVVVAFGQILSKEVLDIPKYACINLHASLLPNYRGAAPINWAIINGETKTGNTTMIMAEGLDTGDMLLKDEVDIKRDMTAGELHDILMNRGADLLVKTIDEFSKGNIKPEKQGEPETDYAAMLSKDTGKINWNDKSERIYNLIRGLNPWPLAYSSYNDKVMKIHEAKILDAAPEGEPGLITNVDNNGIEVNSSDGKILITKIQFPGKKSMNVGEYIRGNNIDKGVILK; encoded by the coding sequence TTGTTGAAAATTGTGTTTATGGGAACACCGGAATTTTCAGTACCCTCCCTTGAGAAACTTATAGAAAATTATGATGTAAGGGCTGTTTTGACGCAGCCAGATAAGCCTAAGGGACGTGGGAAAAAGCTAGCTATGTCTGAGGTTAAAGAAGTAGCAGTTAAAAACAATATTCCAGTGTTTCAACCAGTTAAATTAAAAAATGATATTGAAGTTATAAATAAATTAAAAGAAATAGCACCAGATTTTATAGTAGTTGTGGCATTTGGTCAAATTTTATCAAAGGAAGTTCTTGATATACCTAAGTATGCATGTATAAATCTGCATGCATCTCTTTTGCCAAATTATAGAGGCGCTGCACCTATAAATTGGGCAATTATAAATGGAGAAACAAAGACAGGAAATACAACTATGATTATGGCTGAAGGATTGGATACAGGTGATATGCTTCTTAAGGATGAAGTTGATATAAAAAGAGATATGACAGCAGGTGAACTTCATGATATTTTGATGAATAGAGGAGCAGATCTTCTTGTAAAAACCATAGATGAATTTTCAAAAGGAAACATTAAACCAGAAAAACAAGGTGAGCCAGAAACGGATTATGCTGCTATGTTATCCAAGGATACTGGAAAAATAAATTGGAATGATAAAAGCGAAAGAATATATAACCTTATAAGAGGATTAAACCCATGGCCTCTTGCGTATTCTAGTTATAATGATAAGGTTATGAAAATTCACGAAGCTAAAATATTAGATGCTGCACCTGAAGGAGAACCAGGTCTTATAACTAATGTAGATAACAATGGAATAGAAGTTAATTCATCAGATGGAAAGATTTTAATTACAAAAATTCAGTTTCCAGGTAAAAAATCTATGAATGTTGGGGAATATATAAGAGGAAACAATATTGATAAGGGAGTTATTTTAAAGTAA
- a CDS encoding zinc metallopeptidase, with translation MPFYFDPSFIILIPALIISFAAQSQISSTFNKYSKVIGLNGYTGADVARMLLNSNGLSDIPVEIIPGKLTDHYDPKNRVMRLSEEVYYGTSVASIGVAAHETGHAFQHKAHYAPLEIRNTIVPAVNISSNASWVLFFLGIVFGIPAFAKIGVALFAAVVLFNLITLPVEFDASSRALKLLENKGILYHNEIKGARAVLNAAAMTYVAAALMAISQLIRLIIISRNRD, from the coding sequence ATGCCGTTCTATTTTGATCCTAGTTTTATAATACTGATACCAGCTTTAATAATATCTTTTGCAGCACAATCACAAATAAGCTCTACCTTTAACAAATATTCAAAGGTAATTGGGTTAAATGGCTATACTGGAGCAGATGTTGCCAGGATGCTTTTAAATTCAAATGGTCTTAGTGATATTCCAGTAGAGATCATACCGGGAAAGTTAACAGATCATTATGATCCTAAAAATAGAGTTATGAGACTTTCTGAGGAGGTTTATTATGGGACTTCTGTTGCTTCAATTGGTGTAGCAGCTCATGAGACTGGTCACGCTTTTCAGCATAAAGCGCATTATGCCCCTCTTGAAATCAGAAACACTATAGTGCCAGCTGTAAACATAAGTTCTAATGCTTCTTGGGTTTTGTTCTTTTTAGGAATTGTGTTTGGTATACCGGCATTTGCCAAAATAGGAGTAGCTCTTTTTGCAGCAGTGGTGCTTTTTAATTTGATAACGCTTCCTGTTGAATTTGATGCTTCTTCAAGGGCACTTAAACTTCTAGAAAATAAGGGAATACTTTATCATAACGAGATTAAAGGTGCACGTGCTGTTCTAAATGCAGCAGCAATGACATATGTTGCAGCCGCTCTCATGGCGATTTCTCAACTTATAAGACTTATAATAATAAGTAGGAATAGAGATTAA
- the rsmB gene encoding 16S rRNA (cytosine(967)-C(5))-methyltransferase RsmB, translating to MNNTRKIVLDVLNKVLSHDGFSNIVLNKALKGEEISSKDKGLVTEIVYGTIKYKYSIDIIISKFVKTKINKIDKRVLNVLRMSIYQIRYLDKIPDFAAVNEAVNITKKYISLKSSKFVNAVLRNYLRNPNIAFYNKDNSVEKLCFNYSFEPWMVKFFLKQYKNKAEEILKGLNENPSITIRVNRLKTSHKELWNELEKLDYNIEEGYILKDAIRIKKGHSIENNPLFVRGEFTVQDESAMLVSECMDIKENLVIFDMCSAPGGKTTHMGELLKNTGTIYAFDLHESKIKLINENAKRLGVENINASVLDASSYHDDFVNKADRILVDAPCSGLGIIRKKPEIKWNKNIKDLKELSDIQKNILQNASLYLKKEGILLYSTCTLNKDENEKSIIQFLKNNPNFKVEPIEFGEFPNLIYSPYGVTILPNEYMDGFFMCKLKKTR from the coding sequence ATGAATAATACGAGAAAAATTGTTCTTGATGTTTTAAATAAAGTTCTTTCTCATGATGGATTTTCAAATATAGTATTAAATAAGGCATTAAAAGGCGAGGAAATATCATCTAAAGATAAAGGTCTTGTAACAGAAATAGTATATGGTACTATAAAATATAAATATAGTATTGATATTATAATAAGTAAGTTTGTAAAGACAAAAATAAATAAAATAGATAAAAGAGTTCTTAATGTTTTAAGGATGTCTATATATCAAATCAGGTATCTTGATAAAATTCCAGATTTTGCTGCTGTAAATGAAGCAGTGAATATCACTAAAAAATACATATCCTTAAAATCATCTAAATTTGTAAATGCTGTTCTTAGAAATTATCTTAGAAATCCTAACATTGCCTTTTATAATAAAGATAATTCTGTAGAGAAGCTTTGCTTTAATTACTCTTTTGAACCGTGGATGGTAAAGTTTTTTTTAAAGCAGTATAAGAATAAAGCAGAAGAAATTCTAAAAGGACTTAATGAAAATCCTTCTATTACTATAAGAGTGAATAGGTTAAAAACATCACATAAAGAATTATGGAATGAACTTGAAAAGCTTGATTATAATATTGAAGAAGGGTACATTTTAAAAGATGCCATAAGGATTAAAAAAGGCCACAGCATCGAAAATAATCCTCTATTTGTCAGGGGAGAGTTTACTGTTCAAGATGAAAGTGCTATGTTAGTATCAGAGTGCATGGATATTAAAGAAAATCTTGTAATATTTGATATGTGCAGTGCTCCTGGAGGAAAAACTACACATATGGGAGAATTGCTTAAAAATACTGGTACAATATATGCTTTTGATTTACATGAAAGTAAGATAAAATTAATAAATGAAAATGCTAAGAGGCTAGGAGTAGAAAATATAAATGCTTCAGTTTTAGATGCCAGTTCTTATCATGATGATTTTGTAAATAAGGCTGATAGGATATTAGTAGATGCACCCTGCTCTGGTCTTGGCATAATAAGAAAAAAACCTGAGATAAAGTGGAATAAAAATATTAAAGACTTAAAGGAACTCTCTGATATTCAAAAGAATATACTTCAAAACGCTTCACTTTACTTAAAGAAGGAAGGAATACTTCTTTACTCAACATGTACCCTAAATAAGGATGAAAATGAAAAGAGTATAATTCAATTTTTGAAGAACAATCCTAATTTTAAAGTAGAACCTATAGAATTTGGAGAATTTCCAAACTTGATTTATTCTCCTTATGGAGTGACTATACTCCCAAATGAATATATGGATGGATTTTTTATGTGTAAGCTTAAAAAAACTAGGTAG
- the rlmN gene encoding 23S rRNA (adenine(2503)-C(2))-methyltransferase RlmN, with protein sequence MENILDYNEAELKQWMDKNGEKTFRAKQFFDWIYNGTFDFKDMKNLPQSTRERLEKNFYIGMPSVVKRLNSKKGDTVKFLFRYNDGNIIECVVMKYDYGNSICISTQVGCRMGCSFCASTIGGRVRDLTSGEILAQILKAQKEIGERISNIVLMGSGEPLDNYDNVIKFIRIVNSEKGLNIGQRHITLSTCGIVPRIYDLMKENLQITLAISLHASDDETRKKIMPIANRYSISEIIDCCKKYSDFTGRRITFEYSLVKDVNDDKESAKKLGELLSGMLCHVNLIPVNTVNETSYEKPESSKIKKFCDTLLKYKIESTIRKEMGADINAACGQLRRNYIEESEGK encoded by the coding sequence TTGGAAAATATTTTAGATTACAATGAAGCTGAACTCAAGCAGTGGATGGACAAAAATGGGGAAAAGACTTTTAGAGCTAAGCAGTTTTTTGATTGGATATATAATGGTACTTTCGATTTTAAAGATATGAAAAATCTGCCTCAAAGCACAAGAGAAAGACTAGAAAAAAATTTTTATATTGGCATGCCGAGTGTTGTTAAGAGGCTTAACTCAAAAAAAGGTGATACTGTAAAGTTTCTGTTTAGATATAATGATGGAAATATAATAGAGTGTGTTGTCATGAAATACGATTACGGTAACTCTATATGTATTTCTACTCAGGTAGGCTGTAGAATGGGTTGCAGCTTTTGTGCTTCAACTATAGGAGGAAGAGTTAGGGATTTAACTTCTGGAGAAATTTTAGCTCAAATATTAAAGGCTCAGAAAGAAATTGGTGAGAGAATATCAAATATAGTTCTAATGGGAAGTGGTGAACCTCTAGACAATTATGACAATGTTATTAAATTTATAAGGATTGTAAATTCTGAAAAAGGGCTTAATATAGGTCAAAGGCACATAACTCTATCTACATGTGGCATAGTTCCTAGAATATACGATTTAATGAAGGAAAATCTTCAAATAACATTGGCAATTTCTCTTCACGCTTCTGACGATGAGACTAGAAAAAAGATAATGCCTATAGCAAATAGATACTCTATTTCGGAAATTATTGACTGCTGTAAAAAATACTCTGATTTTACAGGAAGAAGAATCACTTTTGAATATTCACTTGTCAAGGATGTAAATGATGATAAAGAGAGTGCAAAAAAGTTAGGGGAACTTCTTTCTGGTATGCTTTGTCATGTTAATTTAATTCCAGTTAATACTGTTAATGAGACTTCTTATGAAAAACCCGAAAGTTCTAAAATTAAAAAGTTTTGTGACACACTTTTAAAATATAAAATAGAAAGTACTATAAGAAAAGAAATGGGAGCAGATATAAATGCCGCTTGTGGACAGCTTAGAAGAAATTATATTGAAGAAAGTGAAGGGAAATAA
- a CDS encoding Stp1/IreP family PP2C-type Ser/Thr phosphatase gives MVGMLSDIGTVRKLNEDYVGYYENDDIRFYVVADGMGGHNAGEVASKLAVDSTVKYIKEINNINLYELGDVLSSAIKFANEQIYRKSKASDGLSGMGTTITACLIKDKDAVVANVGDSSCYFIKRDDIIKITKDHSLVQQLVDNGTITEKEALSHPNKNIITRALGTGEDVDVDIFDVTLNDVSKGILATDGLTNVVDTREIYNIVLENDNMVACQKLIELSKDKGSRDNISVIVFEGECKDDRNCAK, from the coding sequence ATGGTAGGAATGCTATCTGATATTGGCACAGTTAGAAAACTTAATGAAGACTATGTTGGTTACTACGAAAATGATGACATAAGATTTTATGTTGTTGCTGATGGAATGGGTGGACATAATGCAGGTGAGGTTGCAAGTAAACTTGCTGTGGATTCAACTGTAAAATACATAAAGGAAATAAATAACATTAATTTATATGAACTTGGAGATGTACTTTCAAGTGCAATAAAATTTGCTAATGAACAGATTTATAGGAAATCAAAAGCGTCAGATGGACTAAGTGGTATGGGAACGACTATTACTGCTTGTTTAATTAAAGATAAAGACGCAGTTGTAGCGAACGTTGGGGATAGTAGTTGTTATTTTATAAAAAGAGATGATATTATAAAAATAACAAAAGATCACTCTCTTGTACAGCAGCTTGTGGACAATGGAACAATAACGGAAAAGGAAGCACTTTCGCATCCTAATAAGAATATTATTACAAGAGCTCTTGGAACAGGGGAAGATGTGGATGTAGATATATTTGATGTTACACTAAATGATGTCTCTAAAGGAATACTTGCGACCGATGGGCTTACTAATGTAGTTGATACTCGAGAAATATATAATATAGTGCTAGAAAATGATAATATGGTGGCATGTCAAAAGTTAATTGAACTCAGCAAAGACAAAGGCAGCCGTGACAATATATCAGTTATTGTGTTTGAAGGAGAGTGTAAAGATGATAGGAACTGTGCTAAGTAA
- the pknB gene encoding Stk1 family PASTA domain-containing Ser/Thr kinase: protein MIGTVLSNRYKIEEEIGVGGTAVVYKAMDTLLNRHVAVKVLKHEFTEDEEFVFKFKREASAAARIANANIVNIYDVGADGNVNYIVMEYVAGKTLKKLIKENGKIEFNKIIDYATQIAKALNFAHKNGIVHRDIKPHNIMVTDDDIIKVTDFGIAKASNESTITTTNKVVGSAHYLSPEQAQGIPVDCRTDIYSFGIVLYEMATGKVPYDADTPVSIALKHIQDAAVPPNELNKDIPIALNKMILRCIEKKPENRYQNANEILDELSNVKNNYVNDDEEFTRVMDPAQIQNESNPNNKLDNDDTYYNGEPYNKEQPQEEPQEENEEPKNKIKGNNMLSGKAKKALVASIIVVLILAGSALAFSMGSGIFKPNSNSVSKVKVPKIIGLSESDAKGKVEDAKLKFQVVDRVKSSKPKGTVVTCYPNEDTEVDSGTVVRVDISSGDTDQTLPSLVGLPESAARAQIKQYGCNVGSVTQEYSDDVAQGNVISQSPSEGSQIKKGMTIDLVISRGPEVKKATVPSVYGKTSDSASSILQNAGFGVNVQNKDVTNADQNGIVIEEYPNGYVNKGTTVTIVIGRFNSTAVQPPNNNNGNGNQNQNQNKTPDTNHDDSKAPTGGNNDNQNQNNTTNPNGTQPAGGNVTGTGNGNVTNTPNGTGQK from the coding sequence ATGATAGGAACTGTGCTAAGTAACAGGTATAAAATAGAGGAAGAAATAGGTGTAGGGGGAACTGCAGTTGTATACAAAGCTATGGATACTCTTTTAAATCGTCATGTGGCTGTAAAAGTTCTTAAACATGAATTTACAGAAGATGAAGAGTTTGTGTTTAAATTTAAAAGAGAAGCATCTGCTGCTGCTAGAATTGCCAATGCAAATATTGTAAATATATATGATGTTGGAGCTGATGGTAACGTTAATTATATTGTTATGGAATATGTAGCGGGAAAAACACTTAAAAAGCTCATAAAGGAAAATGGAAAAATAGAGTTTAATAAAATAATTGACTATGCAACTCAAATAGCAAAAGCGTTAAACTTTGCTCATAAAAATGGAATTGTTCATAGAGATATAAAGCCTCATAATATAATGGTTACGGATGATGATATAATTAAGGTTACAGACTTTGGAATAGCAAAAGCATCAAATGAATCCACAATAACTACTACGAATAAAGTTGTTGGTTCTGCACATTACTTATCGCCAGAACAAGCACAGGGAATTCCAGTAGATTGTAGAACAGACATATATTCTTTTGGAATAGTTCTCTATGAGATGGCAACAGGCAAAGTACCATATGATGCAGATACCCCTGTTTCTATAGCTTTAAAACATATACAGGATGCCGCTGTACCTCCTAATGAATTAAATAAAGATATACCAATTGCCCTCAATAAAATGATTTTAAGGTGCATTGAAAAGAAACCTGAAAATAGATATCAAAATGCCAATGAAATATTGGATGAACTGAGTAATGTAAAAAATAATTATGTAAATGATGATGAAGAGTTTACACGTGTAATGGATCCAGCTCAGATACAAAATGAGAGCAATCCAAATAACAAGTTGGATAACGATGATACTTACTATAATGGAGAACCATATAATAAAGAGCAGCCTCAAGAGGAGCCTCAAGAAGAAAATGAAGAGCCTAAAAATAAAATAAAAGGCAATAATATGTTAAGTGGTAAGGCTAAAAAGGCATTAGTTGCATCCATTATTGTAGTTTTAATTTTAGCAGGTTCTGCACTTGCTTTTTCAATGGGATCAGGAATATTTAAACCAAATTCTAATTCTGTATCAAAGGTAAAGGTTCCTAAAATAATAGGTTTAAGTGAAAGTGATGCAAAGGGAAAAGTTGAAGATGCAAAATTAAAGTTTCAAGTTGTTGATAGAGTAAAGAGCAGTAAACCAAAGGGCACAGTTGTAACATGTTATCCTAATGAGGATACAGAAGTAGACAGTGGTACAGTTGTAAGAGTTGATATAAGCTCAGGTGACACTGATCAAACCCTTCCTTCTCTTGTAGGACTTCCTGAAAGTGCAGCAAGAGCTCAAATTAAGCAGTACGGATGCAATGTTGGAAGTGTTACTCAAGAATACAGCGATGATGTTGCTCAAGGTAATGTAATTAGTCAATCACCTAGTGAAGGCTCTCAAATAAAAAAAGGAATGACTATAGACCTTGTAATAAGTAGAGGTCCTGAAGTTAAAAAGGCTACAGTTCCTAGCGTTTATGGTAAAACATCTGATAGTGCATCATCTATATTACAAAATGCAGGTTTTGGTGTAAATGTTCAGAATAAGGATGTTACAAATGCGGATCAAAACGGTATAGTTATAGAAGAGTACCCAAATGGTTATGTTAATAAGGGAACAACAGTAACTATAGTTATAGGAAGATTTAACAGTACAGCAGTTCAGCCGCCAAATAACAATAATGGAAATGGTAATCAAAACCAAAACCAAAACAAAACACCTGATACAAATCATGATGACAGTAAGGCACCGACTGGCGGGAATAATGATAATCAGAACCAGAATAATACAACTAATCCAAATGGAACTCAACCTGCAGGTGGAAATGTAACTGGAACTGGAAATGGAAATGTTACAAATACACCTAATGGAACTGGTCAAAAATAA
- the rsgA gene encoding ribosome small subunit-dependent GTPase A, whose protein sequence is MQGIIIKGIAGFYYVKVEEEIYECKARGKFRLGELSPIVGDKVDITVINGKGVIEKIHPRTNKLIRPPVSNVTQAFIVFSIVNPEFSSDLLNKFLILCEFNNIKVKVCINKIDLVNEELLTPIKNLLNNTGYELKFLNAKSKIGINELKESLKDNITVVCGPSGVGKSTLMNSIAGSNVMKTGDISEKLKRGKNTTRHSELIEVAGGFIVDTPGFSSLDLNFIDRYELKDLFPEFYEYNGSCKYSTCVHDKEPGCEVKKAVEEGNINIERYNFYVDTLNKLSVRRNYK, encoded by the coding sequence ATGCAGGGAATTATAATAAAAGGAATAGCAGGTTTCTATTATGTAAAAGTTGAAGAAGAAATATATGAATGTAAAGCAAGGGGAAAGTTCAGATTAGGTGAACTTTCCCCAATTGTAGGAGATAAAGTTGATATAACAGTAATAAATGGTAAGGGTGTTATAGAAAAAATACATCCAAGAACCAATAAGCTTATAAGACCTCCTGTTTCGAATGTAACACAAGCGTTTATAGTTTTTTCAATTGTAAATCCTGAATTTAGCAGTGATTTATTAAATAAGTTCTTAATATTATGTGAATTTAACAATATAAAGGTTAAGGTCTGCATAAACAAAATAGATTTAGTAAATGAGGAGCTTTTAACTCCAATAAAAAATTTGCTTAATAATACAGGATATGAACTTAAGTTTTTGAATGCAAAAAGCAAAATAGGAATAAATGAGCTTAAAGAAAGTTTAAAAGATAACATAACTGTTGTATGTGGACCTTCTGGTGTTGGAAAGTCTACTCTGATGAATTCTATAGCAGGAAGTAATGTTATGAAAACTGGAGATATAAGCGAAAAATTAAAAAGAGGAAAAAATACAACAAGACACAGTGAATTAATAGAAGTAGCTGGAGGTTTTATAGTTGATACCCCAGGATTTTCTTCACTTGATTTGAATTTTATAGATAGATATGAACTAAAAGATCTTTTCCCTGAGTTTTATGAATACAATGGCTCGTGCAAATATTCTACATGTGTTCATGATAAAGAACCAGGATGTGAAGTAAAAAAAGCAGTAGAAGAGGGAAATATCAACATAGAAAGATACAATTTTTATGTTGATACGCTGAATAAATTAAGTGTTAGGAGGAATTATAAATGA
- the rpe gene encoding ribulose-phosphate 3-epimerase has translation MIKLAASILSADFSKLGEEVRTLDEAGADFIHIDIMDGNFVPNISFGIPVVRDIRKHTKLTFDVHLMIEEPSKYVEQFVKSGADIITVHYETDRHIDRTLNYIKSFGVKAAVAINPGTPVNMIKNLLTTADMVLIMSVNPGFGGQKYIDYSYDKIREVKKYADEIGRDILIEVDGGVDSTNIKKVVEAGANVVVAGSAVFKNGDIKKNIELLKGSI, from the coding sequence ATGATAAAATTGGCAGCATCAATTTTATCCGCAGATTTTTCAAAGCTTGGAGAAGAAGTAAGAACATTAGATGAAGCAGGAGCAGATTTCATACATATAGACATTATGGATGGAAATTTTGTTCCTAACATAAGCTTTGGAATTCCGGTAGTAAGAGATATAAGAAAACATACAAAACTCACTTTTGATGTGCATTTAATGATAGAAGAACCATCAAAATATGTAGAACAGTTTGTTAAAAGCGGGGCAGATATAATAACTGTGCACTACGAGACTGATAGGCATATTGATAGAACTTTAAATTACATAAAATCTTTTGGAGTGAAGGCAGCGGTAGCAATTAATCCAGGTACTCCTGTTAATATGATAAAGAATCTACTGACTACAGCGGACATGGTTCTTATAATGTCTGTAAATCCTGGATTTGGAGGACAAAAATATATTGATTATTCCTATGATAAAATAAGAGAAGTTAAAAAATATGCTGATGAAATAGGAAGAGATATTTTAATTGAAGTTGACGGTGGAGTTGATTCAACAAACATAAAAAAAGTAGTAGAAGCTGGTGCCAACGTAGTAGTAGCAGGATCAGCAGTTTTTAAAAATGGCGATATCAAAAAAAATATAGAGTTATTAAAGGGAAGTATTTAG
- a CDS encoding thiamine diphosphokinase — MKVVVISGGKMPSEALLRSEIENCDYIICADSGANCLHKYEIRPDMLLGDFDSIDEEVFNYFKEFHINTIKFPREKDFTDTELAFREALKLSADEICFLGCTGTRLDHIFGNLGLLYRCLKSGIRAYIKDDNNTLFMIDKTISITGKKGEIFSIQGFREEIKELSIENAKYPLKDYNLSFGDSRTVSNEFLDEPVTISFKNGTIIVMKCKD; from the coding sequence ATGAAAGTAGTTGTTATTTCTGGAGGTAAAATGCCATCTGAAGCTTTACTTCGCAGTGAAATTGAAAATTGTGACTATATAATTTGTGCAGACAGTGGAGCAAACTGCCTGCACAAATATGAAATTAGGCCAGATATGCTGTTAGGAGATTTTGATTCCATAGATGAAGAAGTTTTTAACTATTTTAAGGAATTTCATATAAATACAATAAAGTTTCCTAGAGAAAAAGATTTTACAGATACAGAGCTAGCTTTTAGAGAAGCTTTAAAGCTTAGTGCAGATGAGATTTGTTTTTTAGGATGTACAGGAACTAGATTAGACCACATATTTGGGAATCTAGGACTTTTATATAGATGCCTTAAAAGTGGCATAAGAGCGTATATAAAGGATGATAACAATACTTTATTTATGATTGATAAAACTATATCAATCACAGGTAAAAAAGGTGAAATCTTTTCTATACAAGGGTTTAGAGAAGAGATAAAGGAATTATCTATAGAAAATGCTAAATATCCTCTTAAGGATTACAATTTGAGTTTTGGAGATTCTAGAACGGTTTCAAATGAATTTTTAGATGAGCCTGTTACAATAAGCTTCAAAAATGGCACTATAATTGTAATGAAATGTAAGGATTAG
- the rpmB gene encoding 50S ribosomal protein L28 codes for MSRKCDICGKGLVAGVQYSHSHRQSKRTWLPNIRKIKAVVDGTPKTIHVCTRCLRSGKVQRAV; via the coding sequence ATGTCAAGAAAATGTGATATATGCGGAAAAGGTCTTGTTGCTGGTGTTCAATACAGTCATTCACACCGTCAATCTAAAAGAACATGGCTTCCTAATATAAGAAAAATCAAAGCCGTTGTAGATGGTACTCCAAAAACTATACATGTATGTACTAGATGTTTACGTTCTGGAAAAGTACAACGTGCTGTATAA
- a CDS encoding Asp23/Gls24 family envelope stress response protein: MMQISNENGSINFSVETLANIVGISTMECYGVVGMASKNASDGFWELIKKGGNLGRGVKINSKDDKLNIELYIIVEYGTKISVIANNIIQKVRYNVENYTGLKVSSLVVNVQGVRV, encoded by the coding sequence ATGATGCAAATTTCCAATGAAAATGGTTCTATAAATTTTTCTGTGGAAACACTTGCTAATATAGTTGGCATATCTACGATGGAGTGTTATGGAGTAGTTGGAATGGCTTCAAAAAATGCTTCTGATGGATTTTGGGAACTTATAAAAAAAGGCGGAAATTTAGGTAGAGGTGTTAAAATAAACTCTAAAGATGATAAATTAAATATAGAACTTTATATTATAGTTGAATATGGAACAAAAATATCTGTAATAGCAAATAACATAATTCAAAAGGTTAGATATAATGTTGAAAACTATACAGGACTTAAAGTATCAAGCTTAGTGGTGAACGTTCAAGGCGTAAGAGTTTAA